One Halarcobacter ebronensis genomic window carries:
- the rplM gene encoding 50S ribosomal protein L13, whose amino-acid sequence MKFTQMAKANEIERDWIVVDATDKIFGRIITEVATLLKGKHKPSYTPHVDCGDNVIIINASKAKFSGTKLENKNYYTHSGYFGSTKTHKMAEMLDKNPEKLYKLATRGMLPKTKLGKEMLKKLKVYAGSEHPHSAQIKG is encoded by the coding sequence ATGAAATTTACTCAAATGGCAAAAGCTAACGAAATCGAAAGAGATTGGATAGTAGTTGATGCAACAGATAAAATATTTGGTAGAATTATTACTGAAGTTGCAACACTATTAAAAGGTAAACATAAACCTTCATATACTCCTCACGTAGACTGTGGAGATAATGTAATTATTATCAATGCTTCAAAAGCAAAATTTTCAGGAACAAAACTTGAAAATAAAAATTACTATACTCACTCAGGATATTTTGGAAGTACTAAAACTCACAAAATGGCTGAAATGCTAGACAAAAACCCTGAAAAATTATACAAACTAGCTACTAGAGGGATGTTACCAAAAACAAAACTTGGTAAAGAAATGTTAAAAAAATTAAAAGTATACGCAGGAAGCGAACACCCACACTCTGCGCAAATTAAAGGATAA
- a CDS encoding ATP-binding protein: MLKIHQLFLRTFSLIFLLLLIVLSITIYFWSKHIYLDQIEKNLSQNIDSLSFSFNTLDNASYIVKTFKAKTGNRITVIDEDGVVVADSDKDKESMENHANRDEIIHAKYNGYGKSIRYSHTLEQELLYVAKKIVIDDKIYYIRLADYTSKIRDNFTELIYQLIGLIALFLVGFFIVTYYLSLKIKDETNSILDFLIQMSNKRPKYEIYSEFSEEFNKITRLLNKVANKLSKKEKQKDKQTAKLKLANRQKDEIISAISHEFKNPIAIITGYAETILNDKDLPEKMKTKFLNKIYTSGNKMSQIIDKLRLTLKLEEGKQTILTTQCSLHDLLNDIISDLKEKYAQREVTIIGKDKEINVDETLFSMALTNLIENALKYSEDEVIIKIDDEFISIIDKGIGIDEHEIKKINQKFYRVSQNGWNNSLGLGLFIVHAILKLHDFELIITSKLAQGSEFKIKY, from the coding sequence TTGTTAAAGATTCACCAACTCTTTTTAAGAACCTTTTCTCTTATCTTTTTACTTCTTCTTATAGTATTAAGTATCACCATATATTTTTGGTCAAAACATATATATTTAGACCAAATAGAGAAAAATCTTTCACAAAATATTGACTCTCTCTCATTCTCCTTTAACACTTTGGATAATGCTTCATATATTGTTAAAACCTTTAAAGCAAAAACTGGAAATAGAATTACAGTTATTGATGAAGATGGTGTTGTAGTTGCAGATAGTGATAAAGATAAGGAGAGTATGGAAAATCACGCAAATAGAGATGAGATTATCCATGCAAAATATAATGGTTATGGTAAATCAATTAGATATTCTCACACATTAGAACAAGAACTTTTGTATGTAGCTAAAAAGATTGTTATTGATGATAAAATTTACTACATAAGATTAGCTGACTATACTTCAAAAATAAGAGATAATTTTACAGAATTAATCTATCAATTAATAGGTCTTATTGCCCTATTCTTAGTTGGTTTTTTTATTGTAACTTATTACTTAAGTTTAAAAATCAAAGATGAAACAAACTCTATTTTAGACTTTTTAATTCAAATGAGTAATAAAAGACCAAAATATGAGATATATTCAGAGTTTTCTGAGGAGTTTAATAAGATTACAAGACTTTTAAATAAAGTTGCAAATAAGCTCTCTAAAAAAGAGAAACAAAAAGATAAACAAACAGCAAAACTAAAACTTGCTAATAGACAAAAAGATGAGATAATCTCTGCAATTTCCCATGAGTTTAAGAATCCAATTGCAATTATTACAGGATATGCGGAAACTATTTTAAATGACAAAGATTTACCAGAGAAAATGAAAACTAAATTTTTAAATAAAATTTATACCAGTGGTAATAAAATGTCTCAAATTATTGACAAACTAAGGCTGACTTTAAAACTTGAAGAGGGAAAACAGACTATCTTAACTACCCAATGTTCTCTTCATGATCTTTTAAATGACATAATCTCCGATTTAAAAGAAAAATATGCCCAAAGAGAAGTTACTATAATAGGGAAGGATAAAGAGATAAATGTAGATGAAACACTCTTTTCTATGGCACTTACAAACTTAATTGAAAATGCTCTAAAATATTCTGAAGATGAAGTAATTATAAAAATTGATGATGAATTTATCTCTATTATAGATAAAGGGATAGGAATAGATGAACATGAAATTAAAAAGATAAATCAGAAATTTTACAGAGTATCTCAAAATGGTTGGAACAACTCTTTAGGACTTGGACTATTTATTGTTCATGCCATTTTAAAACTTCATGATTTTGAGCTAATTATCACAAGTAAACTGGCGCAAGGCTCAGAATTTAAAATAAAATATTAA
- a CDS encoding response regulator transcription factor — translation MNEKLILIVEDEEDILELLEYSLQKEGYETIGFLNVNDKVEKVLDEEPVNLIIMDRNLPGIDGTEFVNSIKKKGYNIPIVYLTAKDKDEDILEGFDAHADDYITKPFNIKETLARIKAVIRRSSNDVDVLKVRDIVYKASNKKFYIDDDEIVLTHLEHDLLLEFMKNRDILMTREHLLETVWEDSYDKKLKTVNVAIKRLKAKIDPKNKKEYIKSIRGEGYLFC, via the coding sequence ATGAATGAAAAACTAATATTAATTGTGGAAGATGAAGAGGATATCTTAGAACTTTTGGAATACTCTTTACAAAAAGAAGGCTATGAAACAATTGGCTTTTTAAATGTAAATGACAAAGTAGAAAAAGTTTTAGATGAGGAGCCAGTTAATCTTATTATTATGGATAGAAATCTTCCTGGTATTGATGGAACTGAGTTTGTAAATAGCATAAAGAAAAAGGGTTATAATATTCCTATTGTTTATCTAACTGCAAAAGATAAAGATGAAGATATTCTTGAAGGTTTTGATGCCCATGCAGATGATTACATAACTAAACCATTCAATATAAAAGAGACTCTAGCTAGAATAAAAGCTGTTATTAGAAGATCAAGCAATGATGTAGATGTATTAAAAGTTAGAGATATTGTCTATAAAGCCTCAAATAAAAAATTCTATATAGATGATGATGAGATTGTATTAACCCACTTAGAGCATGATTTACTTTTGGAGTTTATGAAAAATAGAGATATTCTTATGACTAGAGAACATCTTCTTGAAACAGTTTGGGAAGACTCATATGATAAAAAACTAAAAACAGTAAATGTTGCAATTAAAAGATTAAAAGCAAAAATTGACCCGAAAAATAAAAAAGAGTATATAAAATCAATTAGAGGGGAAGGTTACCTATTTTGTTAA